Proteins encoded within one genomic window of Paenarthrobacter sp. JL.01a:
- the xerC gene encoding tyrosine recombinase XerC — MANDIYRRCGCRDENKKQYGAKCPQLAKDPKHGSWGFYVAAGVDPATGKRRQVRQAGFPTQKAAREARNKAARDLDQGTFVKRNTERYGDYLDGWLERHRDTGKGIRATTYDNYARYIRNDIKGSELGRMMLSDIRRYHLNDFLQGLSAAGRGAVTVRRIAAVLQASLRAAARSQRIDTNPATELELPKVEKKRIQAWQPEQVGHFLDIASHHRLGALFELATFTGLRRGELVGLRWIDVDLTRRQLSIRNNRVQADGRVLDNDTKTDDSYATIDLSERAIGALVAWKIQQDQERDAGQEAYSPSGYVFTMEDGRPLKPQYATRLFEKLRTEAGLPKLTFHGQRHEYASLLISSGEDIAIVQKLLRHSSITITSDIYGHLVGSAASNAAEKAAALVPVKSRGAHTLPSQPSIPA; from the coding sequence ATGGCAAACGACATCTACCGGCGCTGCGGCTGCCGGGACGAAAACAAGAAGCAGTACGGGGCAAAGTGCCCCCAGCTCGCGAAAGATCCCAAGCACGGCTCATGGGGCTTCTATGTGGCCGCAGGAGTGGATCCGGCGACTGGTAAGCGCCGGCAGGTTCGGCAGGCGGGATTCCCAACGCAGAAGGCAGCCCGCGAGGCCCGGAACAAGGCAGCCCGCGACCTAGACCAAGGGACCTTTGTAAAGCGGAACACCGAACGATATGGCGACTACCTTGACGGGTGGCTTGAGCGGCACAGGGACACCGGCAAGGGTATCCGGGCAACCACCTACGACAACTATGCCCGGTACATCCGTAACGACATCAAGGGTTCAGAGCTGGGCCGAATGATGCTCTCGGACATTCGGCGCTATCACCTCAATGATTTCCTACAAGGCCTCTCCGCAGCGGGTAGGGGCGCCGTGACGGTGAGACGCATCGCCGCGGTGCTCCAAGCGTCACTCCGAGCTGCGGCCCGGTCACAGCGGATCGACACCAACCCCGCGACGGAGCTTGAACTCCCCAAAGTGGAGAAGAAGCGCATACAGGCATGGCAGCCCGAGCAGGTCGGGCACTTCCTCGATATCGCTTCCCACCATAGGCTGGGAGCCTTGTTCGAGCTCGCGACCTTTACAGGGCTGCGGCGCGGTGAACTCGTGGGCTTGCGGTGGATTGACGTTGACCTCACACGCCGGCAACTGAGCATCCGCAACAACCGGGTTCAGGCGGACGGTCGAGTTCTGGACAACGACACCAAAACCGATGACAGTTACGCGACGATCGACCTCAGCGAACGGGCCATAGGTGCGCTAGTCGCTTGGAAGATCCAGCAAGATCAGGAACGCGATGCGGGGCAGGAAGCCTACTCCCCCAGCGGCTACGTGTTCACGATGGAGGATGGGCGCCCTCTAAAGCCCCAGTACGCCACCAGGCTGTTCGAAAAACTCAGGACTGAAGCTGGGCTCCCAAAGCTCACCTTCCACGGCCAGAGGCACGAATACGCTTCCCTCCTGATTTCATCGGGCGAAGATATTGCGATCGTGCAAAAGCTGCTCAGACACTCGTCCATCACGATCACGTCCGATATCTATGGACACCTCGTTGGTTCCGCGGCTTCCAACGCTGCTGAGAAAGCCGCGGCCTTGGTACCCGTAAAATCACGTGGTGCACACACACTGCCCTCACAACCCTCGATCCCCGCCTGA
- a CDS encoding helix-turn-helix transcriptional regulator — protein sequence MDIEPQRHLTPQELADRLSVPLSSVYGWRARHTGPLGMRVGKHVRYRIEDVLAWEAQLVERAVA from the coding sequence ATGGACATCGAACCGCAGCGGCATCTGACGCCGCAGGAGCTGGCGGACCGACTGAGCGTTCCGCTTAGCTCTGTCTATGGTTGGCGGGCGCGACACACAGGCCCGCTTGGCATGCGCGTCGGCAAGCATGTGCGCTATCGCATTGAAGATGTGCTTGCTTGGGAGGCCCAGCTAGTCGAGCGGGCGGTCGCATGA
- the der gene encoding ribosome biogenesis GTPase Der, with the protein MSDTTQKSGLHGAGDDEYTPTGTDQVAENLAALDDDEAELRAATLRAGLDDYELDDEDAALLSGEYGDEGEEGPLKLDPVLAIIGRPNVGKSTLVNRILGRREAVVEDTPGVTRDRVMYSARWNGRNFTLVDTGGWEHDAKGIHARVAEQAEMAVELADAVLFVVDSAVGATATDEGVMKMLRKSKKPVIMVANKVDDFAQEADSAVLWGLGFGEPYPVSALHGRGVADLLDHVMDTLPEYSLVEGVERSGGPRRIALIGRPNVGKSSLLNKLAGSERVVVDPLAGTTRDPVDEFIELGGRTWRFVDTAGIRRRQHMAQGADFYASLRTQAALEKAEVAVVLLAVDEVLSEQDVRILQLAIESGRALVLAFNKWDLLDDERRRYLEREIEQDLAHVEWAPRVNISAKTGWHKDRLVPALDTALESWDRRIPTGRLNAFLGELVAAHPHPVRGGKQPRILFGTQASSRPPKFVLFTTGFLDPGYRRFITRRLRETFGFEGTPIEVSMRVREKRGKKR; encoded by the coding sequence ATGAGCGATACGACTCAAAAATCCGGCCTCCACGGAGCCGGCGACGACGAATACACGCCCACCGGCACCGACCAGGTGGCTGAAAACCTGGCTGCCTTGGACGACGACGAGGCGGAGCTGCGTGCTGCCACCCTTCGGGCCGGCCTGGATGACTACGAACTCGACGACGAAGACGCCGCCCTCCTCAGCGGTGAGTACGGCGACGAAGGCGAGGAAGGTCCCCTCAAGCTGGACCCCGTCCTGGCCATTATCGGACGTCCGAACGTGGGCAAGTCCACCTTGGTCAACCGCATCCTGGGCCGCCGCGAAGCCGTCGTGGAAGATACCCCGGGCGTTACCCGCGACCGCGTCATGTACTCGGCACGCTGGAACGGCCGTAACTTCACCCTGGTGGACACCGGTGGATGGGAACACGACGCCAAGGGCATCCACGCCCGGGTAGCAGAACAGGCCGAGATGGCCGTTGAGCTCGCTGACGCCGTTCTCTTCGTGGTGGACTCTGCCGTTGGTGCTACTGCCACGGACGAAGGCGTCATGAAGATGCTGCGCAAGAGCAAGAAGCCGGTCATCATGGTCGCCAACAAGGTGGACGACTTCGCGCAGGAAGCAGATTCCGCCGTGCTGTGGGGCCTGGGCTTCGGCGAACCGTACCCGGTGTCGGCGCTCCACGGCCGTGGCGTTGCCGACCTCCTCGACCACGTCATGGACACCCTTCCCGAGTACTCCCTCGTTGAAGGCGTGGAGCGCTCAGGCGGTCCCCGCAGGATCGCCCTGATCGGACGACCGAACGTTGGCAAGTCCTCGTTGCTGAACAAGCTCGCCGGATCCGAACGTGTTGTCGTGGACCCGCTGGCCGGCACCACGCGCGATCCCGTAGACGAGTTCATCGAGCTCGGCGGGCGCACCTGGCGCTTCGTGGACACCGCCGGTATCCGCCGCCGCCAGCACATGGCCCAGGGTGCCGACTTCTACGCATCCCTGCGCACGCAGGCCGCGCTCGAAAAGGCGGAGGTCGCCGTCGTACTTCTTGCTGTCGACGAAGTCCTCAGCGAGCAGGATGTCCGCATCCTCCAGTTGGCCATTGAGTCCGGCCGGGCACTCGTGCTCGCATTCAACAAGTGGGACCTGCTGGACGACGAACGCCGCCGGTACCTCGAGCGCGAAATCGAGCAGGACCTGGCACACGTCGAGTGGGCACCGCGGGTGAACATCTCGGCCAAGACCGGCTGGCACAAGGACCGCCTGGTCCCTGCCCTGGACACGGCCCTGGAAAGCTGGGACCGCCGCATCCCCACGGGACGTCTCAACGCGTTCTTGGGTGAACTGGTGGCAGCCCACCCGCACCCCGTACGTGGTGGAAAGCAGCCGCGCATCCTCTTCGGCACCCAGGCGTCGAGCCGTCCGCCGAAGTTCGTGCTGTTCACCACCGGATTCCTGGACCCGGGATACCGTCGCTTCATCACCCGCCGCCTGCGCGAAACGTTCGGCTTTGAGGGCACGCCCATCGAAGTCAGCATGCGCGTACGCGAGAAGCGGGGCAAGAAGCGCTAA
- a CDS encoding helix-turn-helix domain-containing protein, which produces MSEMNPDKLVGAVIQNRRLEQGISQGELADRLRRAGVPWSQGTLSRVELGERPVRLVEAAILAEVLDTELLRLIEGEKSPEERAIEGHQDTIEAVKDLMGSIHRVYGTAHEVKDLLETAPHLWAALEEATQIPQPAKPSDYETWLAHVVSKMPVTWPGGRATEVNEFGAPYTVETRAMAESFMQIPQAVIASSIAYLDGRGDGNGIYKLPSGATLPTRR; this is translated from the coding sequence ATGAGCGAAATGAATCCCGACAAGCTTGTCGGAGCCGTAATTCAGAACAGGCGTTTGGAGCAAGGTATTAGCCAAGGCGAGCTCGCCGACCGACTTCGTAGAGCGGGCGTTCCTTGGTCCCAGGGAACTCTTTCACGCGTTGAACTTGGGGAACGTCCCGTGCGCCTTGTTGAAGCAGCGATATTGGCGGAAGTACTCGACACGGAGCTACTGCGCCTGATTGAGGGCGAAAAGTCTCCCGAAGAGCGGGCGATTGAGGGCCATCAGGACACGATCGAAGCCGTCAAGGATCTTATGGGGTCGATTCACCGCGTGTACGGCACAGCACATGAAGTGAAGGACCTGCTGGAAACTGCCCCCCACCTATGGGCGGCACTCGAGGAAGCAACCCAGATTCCTCAGCCGGCCAAACCAAGTGACTACGAAACCTGGTTGGCACACGTGGTTTCGAAGATGCCCGTCACTTGGCCGGGGGGACGCGCCACTGAAGTCAATGAGTTCGGGGCTCCCTACACCGTGGAAACCCGCGCAATGGCTGAAAGCTTCATGCAGATACCGCAGGCCGTCATCGCCAGCTCCATCGCCTACCTAGACGGGCGCGGAGACGGCAATGGCATCTACAAGCTCCCCTCAGGGGCAACCCTTCCCACCAGGAGATAA
- a CDS encoding ParA family protein — MSIERGTATLEGAGLDLVDAVMGPTGRPHREFPEPAPLASHGPARVIAMVNQKGGVGKTTSTINLAAALAEYGRRVLLVDFDPQGALSAGLGANPHELDLTVYNVLMDRKVNIRDAIQQTGVEGVDLLPANIDLSAAEVQLVNEVAREQVLDRALKNVEDDYDVVLIDCQPSLGLLTVNALTAAHGVIIPLICEFFALRAVALLVETIEKVQDRLNPRLQVDGVLATMYDARTLHSREVISRLVEAFGDKVFETVIKRSIKFADATVAAEPITSYAGNHIGADAYRRLAKELISRGGAP; from the coding sequence GTGAGCATCGAACGGGGAACAGCTACGCTGGAAGGCGCCGGGCTCGATCTGGTAGACGCCGTCATGGGGCCCACGGGCCGCCCTCACCGCGAATTCCCGGAACCTGCCCCGCTTGCCTCCCATGGCCCGGCGCGGGTCATCGCCATGGTCAACCAAAAAGGTGGGGTTGGTAAAACAACGTCCACTATCAACCTCGCGGCTGCGCTCGCAGAGTACGGCCGGCGTGTCCTGCTGGTGGACTTCGACCCGCAGGGTGCTTTGTCGGCGGGCCTCGGGGCCAATCCGCATGAACTTGACCTCACCGTCTACAACGTCCTGATGGACCGCAAGGTGAACATCCGCGACGCCATCCAGCAGACCGGGGTGGAAGGCGTTGACCTCCTTCCGGCCAACATCGACCTCTCCGCGGCTGAAGTGCAACTCGTTAATGAGGTCGCCCGGGAGCAGGTCCTGGACCGTGCCCTCAAGAACGTTGAAGACGACTATGACGTCGTACTGATTGACTGCCAGCCATCGCTGGGCCTGCTGACCGTCAATGCGCTCACGGCAGCCCATGGGGTCATCATCCCGTTGATCTGTGAGTTCTTCGCACTTCGCGCCGTGGCCCTGCTGGTGGAAACCATCGAGAAAGTCCAGGACCGCCTCAACCCGCGCCTGCAGGTCGACGGCGTCCTGGCCACCATGTACGACGCCCGCACCCTCCACAGCCGCGAAGTGATCTCCCGCCTGGTGGAGGCTTTCGGCGACAAAGTCTTCGAGACAGTCATCAAGCGCTCCATCAAGTTCGCAGATGCCACAGTGGCCGCCGAGCCGATCACCAGTTACGCCGGCAACCACATCGGTGCTGACGCCTACCGCCGCCTGGCCAAGGAACTTATCTCGCGCGGCGGCGCGCCCTAA
- the cmk gene encoding (d)CMP kinase, whose translation MTREFFGPETVARPGKPLVIAIDGPSGSGKSSVSKEVARRLKLAYLDTGAMYRALTWYCLKTGVDLHDGAAVEHASKTIPLEVSTSAAKEYVAVDGTDITDEIREPLISSSVSAVATTLGARTELIRRQRELIDQHHHRMVVEGRDITTVVAPNAEVRMLLTASEEARIRRRGIQLGGTQSKEQLAAQVIQRDAKDSTVVNFTQAADGVVTLDSSDLDFEETVDTALAIVSKVIYGD comes from the coding sequence ATGACACGTGAATTCTTCGGCCCCGAGACGGTCGCACGCCCCGGCAAGCCCTTGGTGATCGCGATCGACGGCCCTTCAGGCTCTGGAAAATCGAGTGTCAGCAAGGAAGTTGCCCGGCGCTTGAAGCTGGCCTACTTGGACACGGGAGCAATGTACCGGGCCCTGACGTGGTACTGCCTGAAGACCGGAGTGGACCTCCACGACGGCGCTGCTGTGGAGCACGCCTCCAAGACCATACCCTTGGAGGTCAGCACCAGCGCTGCCAAGGAATACGTGGCCGTGGACGGAACGGACATCACTGACGAGATCCGGGAGCCCCTGATCTCCTCGTCCGTCAGTGCCGTGGCCACCACGCTTGGAGCACGCACCGAACTGATCCGCCGCCAGCGCGAGCTGATTGACCAGCACCACCACCGCATGGTGGTCGAAGGACGCGACATCACCACCGTCGTCGCGCCCAATGCCGAGGTCCGCATGCTCCTGACCGCCAGTGAGGAAGCCAGGATCCGGCGTCGTGGTATCCAGTTGGGCGGCACGCAGAGCAAGGAACAGCTTGCTGCCCAGGTGATCCAGCGCGACGCCAAGGACTCCACGGTGGTGAACTTCACCCAGGCCGCCGACGGCGTGGTGACCCTTGATTCCTCGGACCTCGATTTCGAGGAAACCGTGGACACCGCACTGGCGATTGTCAGCAAGGTCATCTATGGCGACTGA
- a CDS encoding lysophospholipid acyltransferase family protein: MATETQLPAAWTRLWSRPVGWILDHVLYRTVVSGRSNVPAAGPVVFAANHISFLDGPVMFGAAPRPMHILVKKEMFTGFLGKVLTGPGQIPVDRTGDRTALHIGKQLLDDGRCVGILPEGTRGLGAAENISNGVAWLAINSGATVIPVAILGTRQGNEHRDHIPKLRRKLHVSFGEPITVKRRKGEPGRVSMDRAAAEIREALAGHVQDAIRATGQGLPAEPVPATPARQHRPSEVAGTPADHH, encoded by the coding sequence ATGGCGACTGAGACCCAGCTGCCGGCCGCATGGACGCGCCTGTGGAGCCGCCCGGTGGGGTGGATCCTGGACCACGTCCTCTACCGGACCGTGGTGTCGGGCAGGAGCAACGTTCCCGCCGCCGGGCCCGTTGTTTTCGCCGCGAACCACATCAGTTTCCTGGACGGGCCGGTGATGTTCGGTGCCGCGCCACGGCCCATGCACATACTGGTCAAGAAGGAGATGTTCACAGGCTTCCTGGGCAAGGTCCTCACGGGCCCGGGCCAGATTCCGGTGGACCGGACCGGTGACCGCACCGCACTGCACATCGGCAAGCAACTGCTCGACGACGGCCGTTGCGTCGGGATTCTTCCTGAAGGAACCCGGGGCCTCGGTGCCGCCGAAAACATCAGCAACGGGGTTGCCTGGCTCGCCATCAACTCCGGAGCCACGGTCATTCCGGTCGCCATCCTCGGAACCCGCCAGGGTAACGAGCACCGCGACCATATCCCCAAACTTCGCCGCAAGCTCCATGTCAGCTTCGGTGAACCCATCACGGTGAAGCGCCGGAAGGGCGAACCGGGGCGTGTTTCAATGGACAGGGCGGCCGCGGAAATCCGCGAAGCCCTCGCCGGACACGTCCAGGACGCCATCCGGGCCACGGGCCAGGGCCTACCCGCGGAGCCTGTGCCCGCGACACCCGCCCGGCAGCACCGCCCATCAGAAGTAGCCGGGACGCCGGCAGACCACCACTAA
- a CDS encoding prephenate dehydrogenase, giving the protein MSAFGTHGRGHLDGPVVVLGTGLLGASIGLGLRGRGVPVFLFDPSPTNQAVAVDIGAGRPVAELGEEPQLVVVAAPPDVTADVVQKALSDYPAAVVVDIASVKATILEQLRERGVDLARYVGTHPMAGREKSGPVAARGELFTSMPWVICPSEETSDAAVQVARSLAGDLGAIVSQFTADEHDEAVALVSHLPQIMSSLLASRLQGTPLHALSLAGNGLRDTTRIAASDPTLWVQILGGNAGKVVSILHGVREDLNRLIGTLEAPSAPGARLDLAQLISEGNAGQARIPGKHGGPPQAYSWLTILVDDKPGQIAQLLTEIGEIGVNLEDLRLDHSSGQNVGMVELSVLPSKHDLLVEALTDRGWRVLQ; this is encoded by the coding sequence ATGTCTGCATTCGGTACGCACGGCCGGGGCCACCTTGATGGCCCGGTCGTCGTTCTCGGTACAGGGCTGCTGGGCGCCAGCATCGGGCTTGGCCTGCGCGGCCGCGGAGTTCCGGTCTTTCTTTTTGATCCCTCGCCCACCAACCAGGCGGTCGCGGTGGACATCGGAGCGGGCCGTCCTGTGGCGGAGCTGGGCGAAGAACCCCAGCTGGTAGTCGTTGCTGCACCGCCTGACGTGACGGCCGACGTCGTGCAGAAGGCTTTGTCCGACTACCCGGCAGCCGTCGTGGTGGACATTGCCAGCGTCAAGGCGACAATCCTGGAACAGTTGCGCGAGCGTGGAGTGGACCTCGCCCGCTACGTGGGGACACACCCCATGGCCGGGCGGGAAAAGTCCGGGCCGGTCGCGGCCAGGGGTGAACTCTTCACCTCCATGCCGTGGGTGATCTGCCCCTCGGAGGAGACTTCCGATGCCGCTGTCCAGGTGGCCCGTTCGCTGGCTGGGGACCTCGGAGCGATAGTCTCCCAGTTCACCGCCGACGAACACGACGAAGCTGTTGCCCTGGTTTCGCACTTGCCGCAGATCATGTCATCGTTGCTGGCCAGCCGCCTGCAGGGTACGCCCTTGCATGCTCTTTCGCTGGCAGGCAACGGTCTGCGGGACACCACCCGTATCGCCGCCAGTGATCCGACCCTTTGGGTTCAGATCCTCGGTGGCAATGCCGGCAAGGTGGTGTCCATCCTGCACGGTGTCCGTGAGGACCTGAACCGTTTGATCGGCACCTTGGAGGCGCCGTCGGCGCCGGGCGCACGGCTGGACCTTGCCCAGCTGATCAGTGAAGGCAATGCAGGCCAGGCCAGAATCCCGGGCAAACACGGCGGGCCGCCGCAAGCGTACTCGTGGCTCACCATCCTGGTGGACGACAAGCCCGGGCAGATCGCGCAGCTGCTCACGGAGATCGGCGAGATCGGCGTTAACCTCGAAGACCTGCGGCTGGACCATTCGTCGGGACAGAACGTGGGCATGGTGGAGCTTTCCGTGCTTCCCAGCAAGCATGACCTCCTTGTTGAAGCTTTGACTGACCGTGGATGGCGGGTACTCCAGTAA
- a CDS encoding helix-turn-helix domain-containing protein has protein sequence MTVEQLATVLCIGRQQAYEAVSRGDIPAIRLGRRILISTQVIRNILAEGSIPEQVA, from the coding sequence ATGACAGTTGAACAGTTGGCGACGGTCCTTTGTATCGGACGCCAGCAGGCCTACGAGGCTGTGAGCCGCGGAGACATACCCGCTATCCGTTTGGGCAGAAGGATCCTCATCAGCACCCAAGTCATCCGCAACATCCTGGCAGAAGGCTCGATCCCGGAGCAGGTCGCATAG
- a CDS encoding segregation and condensation protein A: MGLSFAPAPETAADGETPDAGTSDAPKAGFEVRLANFTGPFDLLLGLISKHKLDITEVALATVTDEFIKYIRRLQELGEDWALDEASEFLVIAATLLDLKAARLLPAGEVEDAEDIALLEARDLLFARLLQYKAFKQIAAIMGETLEQEGRRYPRQVALEAHFAAMLPELVWRHTPEQFGELAAKALKPKDEAPAEVGLGHLHAPPVSVKEQAGIMGHRLKLGAPLSFQALIGDAGTTLVVVARFLALLEMFRDRVVAFEQPEPLGELMVRWTGDDAEWDSSSLSEEYEAGNNE; encoded by the coding sequence GTGGGACTGTCTTTCGCCCCGGCTCCGGAAACAGCGGCCGATGGGGAAACGCCCGACGCCGGAACCTCCGATGCGCCCAAGGCGGGCTTTGAGGTCCGGCTGGCCAACTTTACCGGCCCGTTCGACCTCCTGCTGGGCCTGATTTCCAAGCACAAGCTGGACATCACCGAAGTGGCGTTGGCTACTGTCACCGATGAGTTCATCAAGTACATCCGCCGTCTCCAGGAACTGGGGGAGGACTGGGCGCTCGATGAGGCCAGTGAATTCCTGGTGATTGCCGCGACGTTGCTTGACCTGAAGGCAGCGCGTCTCCTGCCCGCGGGAGAGGTGGAGGACGCCGAGGACATCGCGCTCCTGGAAGCAAGAGATCTCTTGTTTGCCCGCCTCCTGCAGTACAAAGCCTTCAAGCAGATCGCCGCAATCATGGGCGAAACCCTGGAGCAGGAAGGCCGGAGGTACCCCAGGCAGGTGGCCCTGGAGGCACACTTCGCAGCGATGCTTCCCGAACTCGTATGGCGGCACACGCCGGAGCAATTCGGCGAGTTGGCGGCCAAAGCGCTCAAGCCCAAGGACGAGGCTCCCGCCGAAGTGGGCCTGGGCCACCTTCACGCCCCGCCTGTCAGCGTCAAGGAGCAGGCAGGAATCATGGGTCACAGGCTGAAGCTGGGAGCGCCACTGTCCTTCCAGGCGTTGATCGGGGACGCCGGTACCACCTTGGTGGTAGTGGCGCGTTTCCTGGCCCTGTTGGAAATGTTCCGTGACCGGGTAGTGGCCTTTGAGCAGCCCGAACCGTTGGGTGAGTTGATGGTGCGCTGGACAGGCGACGATGCCGAATGGGACAGCTCAAGCTTGAGTGAAGAATATGAGGCTGGCAACAATGAGTGA
- a CDS encoding SMC-Scp complex subunit ScpB, with translation MSEEAGSRDGLAELEELPGGARAALEAVLMVIDQPATSEELAAGLNVTVAVVEDLLEDLQREYSGYTVKAPDVDAVGFAGSSTAPRGFELRNVAGGWRIYSRSDFADIVGRFVLEGQTTRLTQAALETLAVIAYRQPVSRARVSAIRGVNVDSVVRTLTQRGLIEESGTDPESGALLYRTTSYFLERMGIGSVAELPQLSPHLPGLEGIDEYYDASRM, from the coding sequence ATGAGTGAAGAAGCAGGATCCCGGGACGGGCTTGCGGAACTGGAAGAGCTGCCTGGCGGTGCCCGGGCTGCGTTGGAAGCGGTGCTCATGGTCATCGACCAGCCTGCAACCTCCGAAGAGCTGGCCGCCGGCCTCAACGTAACGGTCGCCGTCGTTGAGGATTTGCTGGAGGACCTGCAGCGGGAGTATAGCGGCTATACTGTTAAAGCCCCGGACGTGGATGCTGTCGGCTTTGCCGGTTCCAGCACTGCACCCCGGGGTTTTGAATTGCGGAACGTCGCCGGCGGGTGGCGGATCTATTCACGGTCGGATTTTGCCGACATCGTGGGAAGGTTCGTCCTCGAAGGGCAGACCACCAGGCTTACTCAGGCAGCGCTTGAAACCCTGGCGGTCATTGCCTACCGGCAACCGGTCTCCAGGGCCCGGGTGTCCGCCATTCGCGGCGTCAATGTCGATTCTGTGGTCAGGACCCTCACCCAGAGAGGTTTGATCGAGGAGTCCGGAACGGATCCCGAATCCGGGGCTCTCTTGTACCGGACCACCTCGTACTTCCTGGAACGGATGGGCATTGGATCGGTGGCTGAACTGCCACAGCTCTCGCCGCACCTTCCAGGCCTGGAAGGAATTGACGAGTACTACGACGCAAGCCGGATGTAG
- a CDS encoding pseudouridine synthase encodes MTQAGRQSSPRNGSGRNSSGRNAGQGGTGRSSGGGFSGRGAGAGKRNFTQGEGRPFKASKPREAAPFDADNPTTAEDYNRGQAARSSKPFRKPGSNKPGFGKAPGTPGALKPKPKQAKQFGSKAFGSERFGQNLGPVRKPGRNRGPRQEVPQSELHDADGVRLQKVMAQAGVASRRVCEEMILEGRVEVDGVVTTELGMRVDPTSAVIHVDGIRIQLDETLVYMVFNKPKGVVSTMEDPEGRPCISDFLKNNKNKGERLFHVGRLDVATEGLLLLTNDGELANRLTHPSYEVPKTYLVQVRGPFPQGVGAKLKSGVELEDGVAAVDSFRLVDSTPGHVLIEVVLHSGKNRIVRRMFDAVGFPVERLVRVKVGPIGLGDQRQGSIRNLGRQEVGHLLASVGL; translated from the coding sequence ATGACACAGGCGGGACGCCAGAGTTCACCACGTAACGGTTCGGGACGCAACAGCTCCGGACGCAATGCAGGCCAGGGCGGCACAGGCCGCTCCAGCGGCGGCGGTTTTTCCGGCCGCGGCGCCGGCGCCGGCAAGCGCAACTTCACCCAGGGGGAGGGCCGCCCCTTCAAAGCTTCGAAGCCCCGCGAAGCCGCGCCCTTCGATGCCGACAACCCCACAACGGCCGAGGACTACAACCGCGGACAGGCGGCACGTTCTTCCAAGCCATTCCGCAAGCCCGGCTCCAACAAGCCCGGCTTCGGCAAGGCCCCGGGTACTCCGGGTGCCTTGAAGCCCAAGCCGAAGCAAGCCAAGCAGTTCGGCTCGAAGGCCTTCGGCAGCGAGCGTTTCGGGCAGAACCTCGGGCCCGTCCGGAAGCCGGGCCGCAACCGCGGGCCCCGCCAGGAAGTCCCGCAGTCGGAACTTCACGACGCCGACGGTGTGCGCCTGCAGAAGGTCATGGCGCAGGCCGGTGTCGCTTCCCGCCGCGTGTGCGAGGAAATGATCCTCGAAGGCCGCGTTGAGGTGGACGGTGTTGTCACCACAGAGCTCGGCATGCGGGTGGATCCCACCTCTGCCGTGATCCACGTCGATGGCATCCGGATCCAGCTGGACGAGACCCTGGTCTACATGGTGTTCAACAAGCCCAAGGGCGTTGTCTCCACCATGGAGGACCCCGAGGGCCGCCCGTGCATCAGCGACTTCCTCAAGAACAACAAAAACAAGGGCGAACGCCTGTTCCACGTCGGCCGCCTTGACGTCGCCACCGAGGGACTGCTGCTGCTGACGAACGACGGCGAACTGGCCAACCGTTTGACGCACCCTTCCTACGAGGTACCCAAGACGTACCTGGTCCAGGTCCGTGGACCGTTCCCCCAGGGTGTCGGCGCCAAGCTGAAGAGCGGCGTTGAGCTCGAAGACGGCGTGGCAGCCGTCGACTCCTTCCGCCTGGTCGATTCCACCCCGGGCCATGTGCTGATCGAGGTTGTCCTCCACTCCGGCAAGAACCGCATCGTGCGCCGCATGTTCGACGCCGTCGGGTTCCCCGTTGAACGGCTTGTCCGCGTCAAGGTTGGCCCCATTGGCCTGGGTGACCAGCGCCAGGGAAGCATCCGCAACCTCGGCAGGCAGGAAGTTGGACACCTCCTGGCATCCGTGGGGCTCTAA